In the Zingiber officinale cultivar Zhangliang chromosome 5A, Zo_v1.1, whole genome shotgun sequence genome, ACCCGCCTGACCTGCCTATACACCCAGCCAACCTCAAGCTCACTCGGCCTCCAACTCGTTCGGTCGCCCTGGTGCTCTGCCCGACCAGCCACTTGGCTGCTTCGCTCGCCTGAGCGCACGTTCACTCAGTCCCCCAGCTTGCCTGCTTGGCCTCTTTACCCGGCCGACCCTAACTCGCTAGGCCATCTACTCGCTCGACTAACTTGCCCGGTCAATCGCTCAATTCGCTCGTCCGACCGAACTCTTGCCAGACACTCACTCGGCTCGCTCGGCCACTATGAAGCCTGCGTTCGACACTTGACAGATACCAGCCCCTACTGACAGTCTGAGATTATCAACTCAGGTCATGTcaatagataaattaaatttaaatttatatatttaaattcgaCTAAATTTCTAAAATATCTGACAATAAATTATTTTATCTCACATGAAAAAGGTCATATTTTTTTTGTCTCACATGGAAAAGGTCATATGACCCCATTTAGTATACTTGGAAATTTGACTCGCTTTCTTGACCATATGCATATTGTTTCTTGCCACAAACTTAATCCACTAGCTACTTCTGAGCAAAATGATCATTACGAACTCAACTCATTAGCTGACCATGAGCAAAATGTTGGCGGGCATAACACGTTCACGACTTTGAACGTGTTAATGTGGTATGGGGTGGGCCACCCTGGCCCACCCGGGtaaatgtatttttttattaaaaaatataaattttaaaattaaaaatcaaataaaatagataaataataaataatgagtgtatttttagtaataatattaatttttttaaaatggtaataatttattttttacataCTTTTTCCAACGATTTAGGcttgtattttatattattttatttatttataatttattttttatttaatttgaattaaattaaaaaatttgtaaCGACTAGTTAACtgctattattaaaaataataataataattttaatattttaaattttatttatttaatataatataattttaagatgattgagTGGACTATGAGACCAATAAATAATGAGTATTAATGTTAAAAGGAATGTGAGTGAAAGAAATGTATTGTTATAACGAGTATGTGGTAGTGGACCCTATGTTTTTGATGAAATGATAAGTGTTATAACATAAATTCATTGTGGATGCTTTTAGTCATGAGTGTTAGGCCCATTATGGATTGATTCATAGTCTGCCTTAAGTATCACTCAAAGTGAATTAGATTATTATGTCACAAAAAATTGAATGTTTACTAAGGGGGTGTTTTGATTTAGGGGAATAAGAGTGAGGAATGGAAATAATAATCATTAATTATCATTGTTGATGTTTAGATTATAGGAATAGAaatataaataagagaatgaatccttataattgggtaatgactcattctcaTGTCCCcctccttcaatgagtcattactctattttcaacaatcaaaatattcccttattccaaaaatatccttgacccaaaactaaaattttctcccttaatattaaatatcaaaatatatttatttaatttttctctcatatCACTttatctctccttgttctctcgcatcgtattttctctctccttattttattatccactttctttctccttaatctctctcatcacgctttctttcctcttttttttctcattatattttttctctcatcacactttttctcctTAATATCTTCCATCacattctcttccttttttttttctctcatcacactttctttctcatcatacttcctctctcatcatactttctctctcctcaatatctcacatcacactctcttttctctttcttctcatcacattttctctctcatcatactttctatctcatcacactttctctctcctcaatctctctcatcatactctcttcctttttttcaacacactttctctctcctcaatctctcccatcacatttgctttcctattttttctcatcacactttctctctcatcatactttctctctcctcaatctctcccatcatacacactctctcctctttttttttatcattacactttatctctcttcatcctctctcatcatattttttctctcatcttctatcatcatggtctctcccatcacactctttttcctcattttctctcatcgcactttttctctctcttcattctttcccatcatattcaactaaccaaacattacttttaagagtgttattcatgctcatactcattcttaTTCCATAGATTCCCATTTCGATTCCTATTCATAGGAAAGAATCAAACGCTCCTTAAATGTTCGATCTTTGAATCGAGTTCCATGTATTAGGCATTGATACATAACCTATAATATATCTAATCCAATCAAATGGCCTCTATAACTAATATTTATTGTTAAAATGAAAATCAATATCTAAGAGACATTGACATTTAAAGAAGCCGCAGAGAGGCGAGAACCTTTAACACAAATATCAAGTAGACTCACCTTTCATAATTATGTCATAGAATTATCAAATACCTTTGATTGTATGTTTATTACCTATGACTAAATTCGTTGATCCCCATAAAAGTAGAGAGTCTGGATCCTCTATCCTGAACTTTCATGTTCTCTCTATCTCATTTGCCGATTGGATGAGTTATATTATATCTTAAAGATATCGTGCACATTATAAGGATATTGCACACAtctcaaaaatattatttaatcgaCAAAGAGATATAGGGACACATAAGTTCAAGATAGAGGATAAAAATCAAAATGGAGGGAAGGCAAGAAGCTAAGTCTAAAATCGATAAATGAAGGACCAATCGACTGCATTTATACAACAGCTGTTATGAAATAATAATGGGTTGTATTGATGGAGAAAAGGAAATTAGGACGGTTGAAGTGTATAAAAGAGAGATTGTTAGACCTAGATAGATTTTTCAAGATTGATAAGTCCAACCTTTTAACTCTACTGTTTAGAGGGGTAAATGAGTCTAAGCCACATGTAAATTATTCGGATCtcaattattttttctattaagcttaattttgagtttaaaaatATTATCGAGCCAAATTAGAGTTTAAGAGTGCTTGGTTAGTGAATTCGTGAATGCATTTGTTAATAAATTTGTTAATACACACACATGCATACAAAAAATTATTTACTTTCGTGACAAccaacattttattttattttcttgatttttgattttattttttttttaaattttgattatgtTAATAAGATTTTATCTTTAGATTTTATGGATTGAGCTATAGTATTAagtacataaaaaaaattaaatatttttttttcacatgTGTAAACCCTATATATAAACTACTAGCTATTTTTAAATTGAGCTTAAATTgttctatttaattttattataaactGAACTCGAGCTTAAGAATTAAGTTCAAATCAAATTCGAAGCAAGCTCGAATTTAGAAAAAAACGAACTAAATCAAGCTCAAGTCTTTTATTATTTAGCTCAACTTAATTGGATTACAACCCTATCCGTACCCCTTCCCTCTCAATTGCACACTAAGTACAAAAAACACATGGCTCCGGACAGAAGCAACAGAATGTAACCACAATAATTAACAACCTCAAATGAGATTTGAGACGGTAGATTTCTACCGTATCAGTCGTATTTTCTTGAATATATTCTAAAGATGAGATGATGATAGATTGACGGGTTTAACTCGACGGATAAACACGAATTGAACAAAGTCTCGATGCGTATCTCGATCGAATACTACTTGCTCGGTAATGGAGATTGCAATGGCAACAAAACTTAATTTTCTTAGGAGGATATTTATTTGCTTGGTAAATATAATGGAGATTAGCCACCGCAGAAATTTAAAATATCCAATCGCGGCTAGTCACGAATCCAGACGCAACTCCGCCGAAACTAGACTATCCAATGGGGCCAGCCAGTCACGACTCCAGACGCAACTCCGCCGTGTCCGTCTCTCTGTCTCGGCTTGTGGTGGTGCGTCGAGCACAAGCCTTTCTTAAAACGGAGGCCGCAGAAACCGTGGCCCATGGCCACCCCCCGTGGATTCTCTGCCCACGCGCGCCTCATGCGTTCGTCGTCCTTCTCACCACACGCCGCTTTCCGCCTCCTCCATGCTCACCCCCTCTCCGCCCGTGACCGGCTCCGGCCGCCGCCATGCGGCCGCGGCCGGGATTTCCTCTCGCCGGCCCGGGCACTCACGGCCGATGGCCCTTCTTGCCTCTACGTGGGCCCTGTTGAGACGGCCACTCAGGAGCGACTCGAGGAGCTCTATCAGCAGGTAGTTTCATGGGCGTGCGAATTACCTAGTTTGAGAAAAATTAGGGTTCTACAGCTGATTGTCATTGTtatttttgtttacttattatgcgtGTATTTTGTAGGAGAACTTCCATTTTCTTTGGTTGGAATTAGGGAGAAGAATTGAATTGGGAAGCAATTTGGAAATTCTAATtcattctttatttttctttctcaagAACTTTAGTCTTTAAAACCCTATCGAAAGGCTCAGTTGTACTTCTGTTGCGACATTACTTACTCTTGTTGTCACATACGATTTCTCAATCAACATAACCAAGATGAGGCCATGCTTCATTGTACTAAATGTTGAGCGCAGCATTTTTTTTAATAAGCCTGATCATATTTTTACTTATGAAATTATGTACTCTCTAGTTTTTTGGGCATGTTTAACTGCTAATACTTAGTTGAGGCCTCCAACTCCAAGTGCATAAGTTTAGCTATTTTGATCCTAATATCAATTAACTGAACCATCATTGTACATTGAACTAATTGAACTACTTGACTTCAATGCAATTGTTCAAATGGAAATGTGGAGAGCTGTTTTTGCTTTTACAGAAGGCCAAATCTCTGATATGGTTGTGATGGTGGTCATTTGTGAGCATCAAATGAGCTCCCTAGAACTTCTATATATGAAAAAATGAATGCActttgatcattttttttttgtttctgttGCAGGCACGTGAATCATATTATAATGGTAACCATtggatcatttttttttgtttatgttgTTGTAGGCGCGTGAGTCATATTATAATGGTAACCCTTTGATCATTGATGATATGTTTGATAAAATTGAGGtacattaaaataatttattatcctTCCAACCTTTCTTAATTATCAATTTTGGTAGTATGATATTTTTAACTACATGTGATATTTCATGAATGACAGTTGAAATTGCGACTGTGTGGTTCTAAATCAGTCGTGAAATATCCTCGATGTAGCCTTAGGCGTCATTCAACCTATGCAGATGCTGAGGTAATATGCAACACAAATTTCTAGCAGAATTTATATTCcaatccttcatcttctttttccaattttGAAATACCTCCCTACACTTTTTTTTGGGATCAATTGCCTCTCTCCACTATGAATATTCTAGCTAGCTCCTTAAAGTGCCAATATGTTTTGATTTAAGGTATTTGAATACCTTGAATATACAGGGTAGGTATatatgattttacttaattttatttcctttcttttttaagaaaaaaatcacTCAAACTCCCTTTAACGTATTTGTAATTTGGATATGATTTGGTTGTAGGGCAGGAGGATCCTTCACAAGAGTTTGCTTTAGCAAGTATTTGGCTTCTACTGCTTGCATTTGGATCAACTGCAATCTTTGTGCCTGTCATCTATGTCATCAGTCTTGCCTTTGCTGATAACATTAGCTCAAGATACTTCTTTTACATTGAAAGATCGACAATTGGATCCCTTGCGATGGTTAACAAAACTCTGACATTGGTACTATGCTATTTAGTTGGCTTTCCTCTTGCTTATGCTTCAAGTAAGTTGCATCCATATGATCCCAAATATTGCTTTTACTAAAATTTTCCTGCAGTTTTATGAACAACATTATTATTATCTTTTTAGTCAAATAGTAGCATGTTATTCTGGTAATTCCATAAAATTCTGGCGCTAACAACTCGTGCCACTAAATTGTGACTACCAGTCTACCAGTGGTGATGAAAAGGTGAAAAATGTGCCCGTGCACCCAATGTTATGCGTCATAAAAACTCATCTATGAAATTGTTGTTTTTAGTCTTTTGGCTTTTAGACATAATGAACATTCTAGAATGCTAGTTCAGATCTACATTGTTCTCTTGACCTTTTCTTTCGTGTTTTAAAAGACATGAAAATGAAATCCAAAGCGCCTTTTCCGTGCATTTATAATAGCCATTTTCTTTTGAATTGTTCTATCAAGTTCATTGTTACATTTACAAGTGGGATTGCTACTAGCTAAGCATGGTTGTTTGGTTTTAGTTCAAGCATTGAAAGGCCTTTGGAGGAGTGAATTAGTTGCAATGAGAGGTGCATGCCCAAATTGTGGAGAGGAGGTTGGTTCACATCACAATATTTCCTTTCTAATGTTCAAATGTGCAATTATGTAATCCTACAACCTATTTTTTGTTATCCAGGTTTTTACTTTTGTTAGAGCAGAAAGTTCCAGCACTCAGCTTCACCTTGCCCATTGTCATGTATGTGAGTGTGCCTTGGAGTTTCAAATAAAAGTGGTGGTGAGTATTGCCGTCCATTTAAACAATCCAATTATTTACATTGAATCAGAACATAGGTTGTCTTTTCTAACTCTCAAGTCATGTGTCACACTTGTTCCTCAATTGTCTTGTAGCCCGAATCTGGGGGCACTGGATCATTTTCTTTGTGGTCTTTCGTAAATGTATAATAAATATCAAGTGCTTAAATAAAATGAGAATAATTATTAAAGCTGCTAAAAATGAAAGTAACTGTTTACTCTATTCTGGTTGCAAACTTGAGTCATTGTGTGTGGTGTTCCATGTACTTGTGAACCAGATCCTCAAGAATAGTGTCAATATACTCATCCATTGTGTTTAAGCTTGATTAATTGTATACTGTTGTAATTTTTAACACTTTCGAGATTTTAGCCAATATTATCATCTTTTTATATATTTGTACTAAATGTATATTGTTTTAATTTAGTAGATTTTTTTCGCTGGCAGATTATATTCTAATGAAAACTTTGATTGAGCAACTAATTACCAAAAGCTCAAGCTgttagaaatatatatatatgtttttttttatattcgtAACGATTATCATTTTCTACATCTAATTCAGCTTTTGTTGTTCCATATTGTAATGCAGCAATCCTTCTCAAGGCCTGGAAGACGCTGGGTTTATGGCAGAGTTTACTTGGTCCAACAGAGCTAAGCTATGTGAACTTGAAGAGTTCCTCTGAAGCTATGAAATGATATTTATATTGAATAATTATGTAAACAAAAACTATATAGACagtaattacatttttttt is a window encoding:
- the LOC121981483 gene encoding PGR5-like protein 1A, chloroplastic isoform X1, which gives rise to MATPRGFSAHARLMRSSSFSPHAAFRLLHAHPLSARDRLRPPPCGRGRDFLSPARALTADGPSCLYVGPVETATQERLEELYQQARESYYNGNPLIIDDMFDKIELKLRLCGSKSVVKYPRCSLRRHSTYADAEEDPSQEFALASIWLLLLAFGSTAIFVPVIYVISLAFADNISSRYFFYIERSTIGSLAMVNKTLTLVLCYLVGFPLAYASIQALKGLWRSELVAMRGACPNCGEEVFTFVRAESSSTQLHLAHCHVCECALEFQIKVVQSFSRPGRRWVYGRVYLVQQS
- the LOC121981483 gene encoding PGR5-like protein 1A, chloroplastic isoform X2; its protein translation is MATPRGFSAHARLMRSSSFSPHAAFRLLHAHPLSARDRLRPPPCGRGRDFLSPARALTADGPSCLYVGPVETATQERLEELYQQLKLRLCGSKSVVKYPRCSLRRHSTYADAEEDPSQEFALASIWLLLLAFGSTAIFVPVIYVISLAFADNISSRYFFYIERSTIGSLAMVNKTLTLVLCYLVGFPLAYASIQALKGLWRSELVAMRGACPNCGEEVFTFVRAESSSTQLHLAHCHVCECALEFQIKVVQSFSRPGRRWVYGRVYLVQQS